One Gordonia mangrovi genomic region harbors:
- a CDS encoding ArnT family glycosyltransferase: MQRAAEGAGRVTGAVLAGVLVVQAVLTVRLSNSAFQDEATYVFAGHRVLALWLHGTPTYDDYPSYFSGAPFLYPVAAALADGVGGLEAARALSLMCALASTVLLYLVARRLFDPAVAVGAAFVFAVAEPTLVTGRLATYDAAALLLVALAVWIGVRWSTSTIPALVFMPPVLVLAIFTKYALVLYVPAVIAVSAIAVARDRGRRAALIHAAAVTGLVAVLSGAFLAAAPHLWDGIYSTTLHRDPGGDTRWDVASDAAAYVGLALLIAAAGAIRYCRTTSPIPLDTTPRRLRILLAGVLLAAGVAAPVNQILTQTTQSLHKHVGFGLWFAAPLAGVALISLLRTRSWWRVGVVAALCIGLVWTGMAQSAHKFHEWPDSAEVVSTLRAMVRPDSGRYLVEEHEVPRYYLRDVTEPYQWIGTSYFEYSDPQGATLTGLPAYAAAIGDGYFDAVVLRYGPTADLDLRLAEMLDASDRYELVEEWPYENSFGASQWQIWQRVDG, translated from the coding sequence ATGCAGCGAGCAGCGGAGGGCGCCGGCCGAGTGACCGGTGCAGTCCTGGCGGGTGTCCTGGTAGTGCAGGCCGTCCTGACGGTGCGGCTGTCGAACTCGGCATTCCAGGACGAGGCGACCTATGTGTTCGCCGGACATCGGGTGCTGGCGCTGTGGCTGCACGGCACACCGACCTACGACGACTACCCGAGCTACTTCTCCGGTGCGCCGTTCCTGTATCCGGTGGCCGCAGCGCTGGCCGACGGCGTCGGGGGCCTCGAGGCCGCGCGGGCGTTGTCGCTGATGTGTGCGCTGGCGAGTACCGTGCTGCTCTACCTGGTCGCCCGCCGCTTGTTCGATCCCGCTGTGGCGGTCGGCGCCGCGTTCGTGTTCGCGGTGGCCGAACCGACCCTGGTGACCGGTCGCCTGGCCACCTATGACGCGGCTGCGCTGCTGCTGGTGGCGCTCGCCGTGTGGATCGGGGTGCGATGGTCCACCTCGACGATCCCTGCGCTGGTGTTCATGCCGCCTGTCCTGGTGCTGGCGATCTTCACGAAGTACGCCTTGGTGCTCTATGTGCCGGCGGTGATCGCGGTGTCGGCCATCGCGGTGGCCCGCGACCGTGGCCGCCGCGCGGCTCTCATTCACGCGGCGGCGGTGACCGGTCTGGTCGCCGTGCTGTCGGGGGCGTTTCTGGCCGCGGCGCCGCACCTGTGGGACGGGATCTACTCCACCACCCTGCATCGCGATCCGGGCGGCGACACCCGGTGGGACGTGGCGTCGGATGCCGCAGCCTATGTGGGCCTCGCGCTGCTGATCGCCGCTGCGGGGGCGATCAGATACTGCCGCACGACCTCACCGATCCCGCTCGACACCACCCCGCGACGGCTGCGCATCCTGCTGGCGGGGGTGCTGCTGGCGGCCGGAGTGGCGGCACCGGTCAACCAGATCCTCACGCAGACCACGCAGTCGCTGCACAAGCACGTGGGTTTCGGGCTGTGGTTCGCGGCGCCGCTGGCGGGCGTGGCGCTGATCAGTCTGCTGCGCACCCGCTCGTGGTGGCGGGTCGGGGTAGTGGCCGCACTCTGCATCGGGCTGGTGTGGACCGGGATGGCGCAGTCGGCCCACAAGTTTCATGAGTGGCCCGACAGCGCAGAGGTCGTCTCGACGTTGCGCGCGATGGTCCGGCCGGACTCGGGACGCTACCTGGTCGAGGAACACGAGGTGCCGCGTTATTACCTGCGCGATGTCACCGAGCCCTACCAGTGGATCGGGACCTCCTACTTCGAGTACTCCGATCCGCAGGGCGCCACCCTGACCGGGCTGCCCGCGTACGCGGCGGCGATCGGTGACGGCTACTTCGATGCCGTCGTGCTGCGCTACGGCCCGACCGCGGACCTCGACCTGCGACTCGCCGAGATGCTCGACGCGTCGGACCGCTACGAACTCGTCGAGGAATGGCCCTACGAGAACAGCTTCGGTGCGTCGCAGTGGCAGATCTGGCAGCGGGTCGACGGCTGA
- a CDS encoding hydrogenase maturation nickel metallochaperone HypA, whose translation MFHTPQSALKAMYICRGCGAEVAYPDRYTKCPVCGIKWG comes from the coding sequence GTGTTCCACACCCCCCAGTCCGCGCTGAAGGCCATGTACATCTGCCGCGGTTGCGGCGCCGAGGTCGCATACCCGGACCGCTACACCAAGTGCCCGGTGTGCGGAATCAAGTGGGGCTGA
- a CDS encoding toll/interleukin-1 receptor domain-containing protein, which yields MIVHHPDGERRIQLFSGDLAQIPDGEGVDALIVSAFPDSYGPTPGTLIRALDQRGLSVGKLARDKHIDLRTTSSCWLSRPVMRDDLGFRYVICFEPLYRGMDAPAQVVGDLFRSLVPFTTDEPWIRSIAMPLLAAGSQRESAPRMLRAILDASVHWLSAGVNLDPIKIVLYSAMPEETQHELLEQFRSKAKSLASEVPSPLASGSRGISAFQHDLFVSYSRVDSDVTDRFVDHVRTLDPSIRLYLDRSELQSGSSWQQSIYKAIDDSRFVVCLYSPDYLSSKVCIEELHIGWMRHREEGGVLVPAFLRSAQLPSYMRLVQYVDVREADMHRIDDFAARVVDRVHRARSEPRRRDAETAGPHTAGPSLSVGTAESLSTLVERLTDRGEVHLDVTIRLRDA from the coding sequence ATGATCGTGCACCACCCTGACGGTGAACGCCGTATCCAACTGTTCTCCGGTGACCTCGCGCAGATCCCGGACGGCGAGGGGGTTGATGCATTGATCGTATCGGCGTTTCCCGACAGCTACGGGCCGACGCCAGGAACTCTGATCCGCGCCCTCGACCAGCGTGGGCTGTCCGTCGGCAAGCTTGCCCGCGACAAGCACATCGACCTCCGAACGACGTCGAGTTGCTGGCTGTCGCGGCCGGTCATGAGAGACGACCTCGGCTTCCGGTACGTCATCTGTTTCGAGCCGCTCTACCGGGGCATGGATGCACCCGCGCAGGTCGTCGGTGACCTCTTCCGCAGCCTTGTTCCGTTCACCACCGACGAGCCCTGGATCCGCAGTATCGCGATGCCCCTGCTTGCCGCCGGCAGTCAGCGAGAATCCGCGCCGCGAATGCTGCGAGCGATCCTGGATGCATCGGTGCACTGGCTGTCCGCCGGCGTAAACCTCGATCCGATCAAGATCGTGCTCTACTCCGCGATGCCCGAGGAAACGCAACACGAGCTGCTCGAGCAATTCCGTTCGAAGGCAAAGTCGCTCGCGTCGGAAGTGCCTTCGCCCCTGGCGAGCGGCTCTCGCGGGATCAGCGCCTTCCAGCACGACCTCTTCGTCAGCTACTCACGCGTCGACAGCGACGTCACCGATCGCTTCGTAGATCACGTGCGGACGCTTGATCCATCCATCCGGCTCTACCTTGACCGCTCAGAGCTTCAGTCGGGATCATCCTGGCAACAGTCCATCTACAAAGCAATCGATGACTCTCGGTTCGTGGTTTGTCTCTACTCGCCCGATTACCTGTCGTCGAAGGTGTGCATCGAAGAACTGCACATAGGCTGGATGAGACATCGCGAAGAGGGAGGCGTCCTGGTGCCCGCATTCCTTCGGTCCGCCCAACTGCCCTCGTATATGCGGCTTGTGCAATACGTTGACGTTCGGGAAGCTGACATGCACAGGATCGATGACTTCGCGGCACGCGTGGTCGATCGCGTCCACCGGGCGCGCTCTGAGCCTCGCCGGCGAGACGCCGAGACCGCCGGACCTCACACAGCCGGCCCCTCGTTGTCAGTCGGAACCGCGGAATCGCTCTCCACGCTTGTCGAACGACTCACCGACCGGGGCGAGGTCCACCTCGACGTGACAATCCGGCTTCGTGATGCCTGA
- a CDS encoding WD40 repeat domain-containing protein: MIGSDNEIANLDGIVDILRERGVDAVRITDIADVPAPSAAMIAISPSLVADRRLLTILRGWADTRLIPVRVAPIVDTRQVPPFLADLNWILWDSTDVGARNASLLNALQFDLGRYRNTEGLEAQAAAWVAADRDPDYLVSDRKAIAQAASDNAAGEPSAQLVEYIAASARATRREWWKRNGRWAFRAVALIGVIAIALTGWRAVQNLRSANTLAGTLLNVDDNPDRADLQALKLGGLIDQQAANGRAVPDTAQGALLQAMSHPWDLGVLGYTKTAAINAFILGNDPTVAISADGEGTLAEWSLDTGAMTSRRQISQSPLYLADATPNGRFAATFAADNTIGVTELSSGTTITASSSKPAGLQISQSGNTVAIYDDSGSITVLTRSANANGLAPRKVGTYEEVFDIQGGAGEAIWAVVKDNDDLLVVNATSNAVVHRSALSGGADVRDAAISPSGELLALVGDDGQLWTAPVGGSFAPTGLPASRTVKSLAIDDRGRVLISSPAAGPQVTDLTAGTTARICAAVSVVEVFSVSSDGTRVACLSRGVGIISDLTEVTTTPKPTNLQVTTSRSAALGSSSIRLGDDGMIHLVHKSITAAMNPTSTSVGAPWGASLPWIPGTIFGEGTPTVVAINADGSTVAVGTSAGVVTEIDLYPEGLIAIAGRWRPANRAVTAIGWHGDNELWMETGTDVWWRAPSCAGCGVSTQRLFQRIRDRQWMCYPADTRDIFTDRTRSTFDLHPCADPIEATS, encoded by the coding sequence GTGATCGGCAGCGACAACGAAATCGCAAATCTCGACGGTATCGTCGACATCCTCCGCGAACGTGGCGTCGACGCCGTCCGGATCACAGATATCGCGGATGTCCCAGCGCCGAGCGCGGCGATGATCGCTATCTCCCCCTCCCTCGTCGCCGATCGAAGACTACTTACGATATTGCGCGGATGGGCTGACACACGACTGATCCCAGTGCGTGTCGCGCCGATCGTCGATACCCGGCAAGTCCCACCGTTCCTCGCGGATTTGAACTGGATCCTGTGGGACTCCACCGACGTCGGCGCACGCAACGCGTCACTTCTCAACGCCCTGCAGTTCGATCTGGGTCGCTACCGCAACACCGAGGGGCTCGAGGCACAGGCCGCAGCCTGGGTAGCAGCCGACCGCGACCCCGACTACCTCGTCAGCGACCGCAAAGCGATCGCTCAAGCAGCCTCTGACAACGCGGCGGGTGAACCAAGCGCACAGCTTGTCGAGTACATAGCGGCGTCCGCGCGTGCGACCCGGCGGGAATGGTGGAAGCGCAACGGCCGTTGGGCCTTTCGCGCTGTTGCTTTGATCGGAGTGATCGCGATAGCGCTCACCGGTTGGCGTGCGGTGCAGAACCTGCGATCAGCGAACACACTGGCAGGCACCCTACTCAACGTCGATGACAACCCCGACCGCGCCGACCTACAGGCACTAAAGCTCGGCGGACTGATCGATCAGCAAGCGGCCAACGGCCGTGCAGTCCCCGACACGGCGCAGGGAGCGCTGCTCCAGGCGATGTCCCATCCCTGGGACCTCGGCGTTCTCGGTTACACCAAGACCGCCGCCATCAACGCGTTCATTCTGGGTAATGATCCGACAGTAGCCATCTCTGCCGATGGCGAAGGAACACTCGCCGAATGGAGTCTCGACACCGGCGCGATGACCTCACGCCGACAGATCAGCCAGAGTCCCCTGTACTTGGCCGACGCGACACCCAATGGCCGTTTCGCGGCGACCTTCGCCGCCGACAACACAATTGGCGTCACCGAACTCTCCAGCGGCACCACCATAACCGCATCTTCCAGTAAACCCGCAGGCCTGCAGATATCCCAATCCGGGAACACTGTAGCCATCTACGACGACAGCGGCTCCATAACGGTACTGACGCGGTCGGCGAATGCAAACGGCCTGGCGCCGCGCAAGGTCGGAACCTACGAAGAGGTCTTCGACATCCAGGGCGGTGCCGGAGAGGCGATTTGGGCGGTCGTGAAAGACAACGACGACTTGTTGGTGGTCAACGCGACGTCGAACGCTGTGGTGCACCGATCCGCACTATCTGGTGGTGCTGACGTGCGAGATGCCGCGATCTCACCGTCCGGAGAACTCCTCGCCCTCGTCGGCGACGATGGGCAGCTCTGGACTGCACCCGTCGGAGGCAGCTTCGCACCCACCGGGCTCCCCGCGTCCCGCACAGTCAAATCCTTGGCCATAGACGACCGTGGGCGCGTACTCATTTCATCTCCAGCAGCTGGGCCGCAGGTGACAGACCTCACGGCCGGTACAACCGCGCGCATCTGCGCGGCAGTCAGTGTTGTCGAGGTCTTCTCGGTGAGTAGCGATGGAACCCGGGTCGCCTGCCTGTCTCGCGGTGTCGGGATCATCTCCGACCTCACCGAAGTCACCACCACACCAAAGCCGACCAACCTTCAGGTGACGACGTCACGATCAGCAGCTCTCGGGTCATCGTCGATCAGGCTGGGTGATGACGGGATGATTCACCTTGTCCACAAATCGATTACGGCGGCAATGAACCCGACCTCGACATCCGTGGGCGCTCCGTGGGGCGCTTCATTGCCGTGGATACCGGGCACCATCTTCGGTGAGGGTACGCCCACAGTGGTCGCGATCAATGCCGACGGTTCCACCGTCGCCGTCGGCACCAGCGCGGGTGTCGTCACCGAGATCGATCTTTACCCAGAGGGTTTGATCGCCATCGCGGGGCGATGGCGTCCCGCGAACCGCGCGGTCACCGCCATCGGGTGGCACGGAGACAACGAGCTATGGATGGAGACCGGTACTGATGTGTGGTGGCGCGCACCGTCTTGTGCTGGCTGTGGTGTGTCCACACAGCGACTCTTTCAACGGATTCGCGACCGGCAGTGGATGTGCTATCCGGCTGATACGCGCGACATTTTCACCGACCGCACTCGCTCGACGTTCGACCTTCACCCTTGCGCGGACCCAATCGAGGCCACCTCATGA
- a CDS encoding DUF4407 domain-containing protein, translating to MTTDRSSRPVAYFFAQVGGARRDVLERMPGQLPRQAAMGAVIMTTAVFAAVSATYALLIADVTDVLLFAIVFGIAWGIAILNLDRMLVMGMGKERNPKRLIMLAIPRVFLALVIGVVISTPLMLKIFEPEVDAQLQKNILTQQEELRSQLQGSTTASDLAAAKGTLSELRATINAGPTTDPAANSEVKAIQSEIDALAKTASTQKSDYEKARAAALAEEDGTGGTGVAGCAAACVAKQRVANEAQARWDATTQQIAAKEAKKQQTINALRPQLLEESKQAIADAQRDLPHVQQTVNDLQQKVDAANGTSHEVALNNTGLIARLQALSDVTASDGTTRMARLAVAALFICLELLPVIFKVLTNLGKPTAYDNAIDQIDDIETDQALADWHRTQAETQRVKDEEAEELDHAREKRNIRRQVEVAAEQDQAQHHEQTLRLVNKEVAEHQREVVSEALAEWRDAARAAAGVRMNAWRQNVVGNGPAPKHVHDPTGQPMPANGTTPPGPTVTVTSLPDPGTI from the coding sequence ATGACCACCGATCGATCCTCGCGTCCGGTCGCGTACTTCTTCGCCCAGGTCGGCGGCGCGCGCCGCGACGTGCTCGAACGAATGCCGGGGCAGCTTCCGCGTCAAGCGGCGATGGGGGCCGTCATCATGACGACCGCCGTGTTCGCCGCGGTCTCGGCCACCTATGCGCTCCTCATTGCCGATGTTACAGACGTGCTCCTCTTCGCCATTGTGTTCGGAATCGCTTGGGGCATAGCAATCCTGAACCTCGACCGGATGCTGGTCATGGGCATGGGTAAAGAGCGCAACCCCAAGCGACTCATTATGCTCGCGATTCCCCGGGTCTTCCTGGCACTCGTCATAGGGGTTGTGATCTCGACCCCGTTGATGCTCAAGATCTTCGAGCCGGAGGTTGATGCTCAACTCCAGAAGAACATCCTCACGCAGCAGGAGGAGCTCCGCAGCCAGCTCCAAGGGTCGACGACGGCAAGTGACCTCGCGGCGGCGAAGGGGACCCTGAGCGAACTTCGGGCGACCATCAACGCGGGGCCAACGACCGATCCGGCGGCCAATAGCGAGGTCAAGGCCATCCAGAGTGAGATCGACGCCCTCGCGAAGACAGCTTCCACACAAAAGTCCGACTACGAGAAGGCCCGCGCCGCAGCCCTGGCAGAAGAAGATGGCACGGGCGGAACGGGCGTGGCGGGCTGTGCCGCGGCGTGCGTCGCGAAACAGCGAGTAGCCAATGAAGCACAGGCCCGCTGGGATGCCACCACACAGCAGATCGCAGCCAAGGAGGCGAAGAAGCAGCAGACCATCAATGCCCTGCGACCGCAGCTTCTCGAGGAGAGCAAGCAGGCCATCGCCGACGCCCAGAGAGACCTTCCGCATGTCCAGCAGACGGTCAACGACCTCCAGCAGAAGGTCGACGCCGCGAACGGCACCAGCCACGAGGTCGCACTCAACAACACCGGACTGATCGCTCGACTCCAAGCACTGTCCGATGTGACCGCCTCCGACGGCACCACGCGGATGGCACGCCTCGCAGTGGCCGCACTGTTCATCTGTCTCGAGTTACTGCCGGTGATCTTCAAAGTGCTGACCAACCTCGGCAAGCCGACCGCTTATGACAATGCTATCGACCAAATCGACGACATCGAGACCGACCAAGCGCTTGCCGACTGGCACCGTACCCAGGCCGAAACCCAACGGGTCAAGGACGAGGAGGCGGAGGAACTCGACCACGCCCGGGAGAAGAGAAATATCCGACGGCAGGTGGAGGTCGCTGCGGAACAGGACCAGGCCCAGCACCACGAACAGACACTCCGACTGGTGAACAAGGAAGTCGCAGAGCACCAGCGCGAGGTGGTAAGCGAAGCGTTAGCAGAGTGGCGCGACGCCGCCCGCGCCGCTGCCGGAGTTCGAATGAACGCTTGGCGTCAGAACGTCGTCGGAAACGGGCCCGCGCCTAAACATGTCCATGACCCGACCGGCCAGCCGATGCCTGCCAACGGCACCACCCCACCCGGACCGACGGTGACCGTCACCAGCCTTCCGGACCCCGGAACAATTTAA
- a CDS encoding protein phosphatase 2C domain-containing protein: MSVPDTVCDAFDFSGWHVRAASVRGLAHRHYSTARQDHYEVGFCPDADRLVAVVCDGVGSLDHSHIAASVVSRKLLRQTLDTTATPVTADEWTPMFERAAGAVRKARWNRFGQNESLMATTATIAVVEGVSRPGPWTFTLCGLGDSSIWSRVGGPTPAWRLLVGGKDASNDALISSNHTRSVPDGPMILTVEQATVEPGATVVVCSDGVGDLLDDEVGNRLALEWADPPRAVNFAAQVGVGRMTFTDDRTAVALWTP, encoded by the coding sequence GTGTCCGTACCCGACACCGTGTGCGACGCCTTCGACTTCTCAGGATGGCACGTGCGCGCGGCTTCGGTCCGCGGTCTGGCACACCGCCACTACTCGACGGCGCGCCAGGACCACTACGAGGTTGGGTTCTGCCCGGACGCCGACCGGCTCGTCGCAGTCGTCTGCGACGGGGTGGGAAGTCTCGATCATTCCCACATCGCAGCATCCGTAGTCTCACGAAAACTTCTGCGACAGACCCTCGACACGACAGCGACGCCCGTCACCGCCGACGAGTGGACCCCCATGTTCGAGCGAGCGGCAGGCGCCGTCCGCAAGGCGCGATGGAATCGTTTCGGGCAGAACGAATCACTGATGGCGACGACCGCGACGATCGCTGTTGTCGAGGGCGTCAGTCGGCCGGGGCCGTGGACATTTACTCTGTGCGGGCTCGGCGACTCGTCGATCTGGTCTCGGGTCGGCGGACCAACTCCCGCGTGGCGGCTGCTTGTCGGCGGCAAGGACGCTTCCAACGACGCGCTCATCTCATCGAACCACACCCGATCTGTCCCGGACGGACCCATGATCCTCACCGTCGAACAGGCGACGGTGGAACCCGGTGCGACCGTGGTGGTCTGCTCCGACGGTGTCGGTGATCTGCTCGACGACGAGGTCGGGAACAGGCTTGCCCTCGAATGGGCCGATCCGCCCCGGGCAGTCAACTTCGCCGCACAGGTAGGTGTGGGTCGGATGACGTTCACCGACGACCGAACGGCTGTGGCCCTCTGGACGCCGTGA
- the ltrA gene encoding group II intron reverse transcriptase/maturase, whose product MNIGAALEKPYTASQRVLRMQTKLHRWAAADSGRRFEDLYNLVADPCFLAEAWRRVSENKGARTAGIDRRSVRSIEASSQGVIGFLEDLRAQIKAREFRPVPVRQVMIPKPGGKKRGLGIPTIADRVVQACLKLVLEPIFEADFSASSYGFRPKRRAQDAIADIWYHTSRGYEWVFEADITACFDEIDHSALLDKVRDRIVDRRILALIKKFLKAGILGEGQVTRYTHTGTPQGGILSPLLANIALSVLDDHIEDWWAAHTNATARFRHRQRGGATYRLVRYADDFVIMVFGTRDHADALWTSVSDLLAPMGLRLSPEKTKVVHINEGFDFLGFHIQRHTQRGSTRRYVYVYPSKKSLISIRRKLKDATKQITHDPPEQLFRRLSPMIRGWTQYFRHSSASKAFGQLRYYLWWRVWGWLRNKYPRTARRALFWRFNRTHWMENNGVRLFDPGSVRIQRYHYRGTKIPSPWDTTSHAATA is encoded by the coding sequence ATGAATATCGGTGCCGCGCTGGAGAAGCCGTACACGGCTAGTCAGCGGGTACTGAGGATGCAGACGAAGTTGCATCGATGGGCGGCGGCCGATTCTGGTCGTCGGTTTGAGGATTTGTACAACCTCGTGGCCGACCCGTGTTTCCTCGCCGAGGCGTGGAGACGGGTGAGTGAGAACAAGGGAGCCCGTACCGCGGGCATCGACCGTCGCAGCGTGCGCTCGATCGAGGCATCCAGCCAGGGTGTGATCGGGTTTCTGGAAGATCTACGTGCTCAAATCAAGGCGCGGGAGTTTCGCCCGGTACCCGTGCGGCAGGTCATGATTCCCAAACCCGGTGGCAAGAAACGCGGTCTGGGTATTCCCACGATCGCGGACCGGGTTGTGCAGGCTTGCTTGAAACTGGTGTTGGAACCGATCTTCGAGGCCGACTTTTCGGCATCGAGTTATGGTTTCCGGCCAAAACGTCGCGCTCAGGACGCAATCGCGGATATCTGGTACCACACCAGCCGCGGTTATGAGTGGGTGTTCGAAGCCGATATCACCGCGTGCTTCGACGAGATCGATCACAGCGCCCTGCTCGACAAGGTGCGTGATCGGATCGTCGATCGACGGATCCTGGCCCTCATCAAGAAATTCCTGAAAGCGGGGATTCTCGGCGAAGGTCAGGTGACGCGGTATACCCACACCGGCACTCCGCAGGGCGGGATTCTCTCGCCGCTGCTGGCCAACATAGCCCTCTCCGTCCTCGACGACCACATCGAGGACTGGTGGGCGGCACACACCAACGCGACCGCCCGTTTCCGACATCGGCAACGCGGAGGAGCGACGTACCGACTGGTGCGGTACGCCGACGACTTCGTGATCATGGTGTTCGGAACGCGGGACCATGCGGACGCGTTGTGGACCAGTGTCAGTGACCTCCTGGCTCCGATGGGGTTGCGTCTATCCCCGGAGAAGACCAAGGTCGTTCACATCAACGAGGGCTTCGACTTCCTGGGATTCCACATCCAGCGGCATACCCAGCGAGGAAGCACCCGGAGGTACGTTTACGTGTATCCGTCGAAGAAGTCGCTGATTTCGATCCGGCGGAAACTCAAAGACGCCACCAAACAGATCACCCACGATCCCCCGGAACAGCTGTTCAGGCGACTGAGCCCCATGATCCGCGGGTGGACACAGTATTTCCGTCACAGTTCGGCCAGCAAGGCATTCGGCCAGCTCAGGTACTACCTGTGGTGGCGAGTGTGGGGCTGGCTCCGGAACAAGTACCCACGCACCGCGCGCCGGGCACTGTTCTGGAGATTCAACCGGACGCACTGGATGGAAAACAACGGGGTCCGGCTCTTCGACCCGGGATCGGTACGCATCCAGCGCTACCACTACCGCGGCACGAAGATCCCGTCCCCTTGGGACACCACCTCACACGCCGCCACAGCGTGA
- a CDS encoding alpha/beta fold hydrolase: MTTQIDEVTTLSVMSADGTPIGAHVSGSGRPLVLLHGASSDSSAWRMAAAWLQPHVRVVRVDRRGRGLSGDRSEYTIDAEYDDAVAVVDAAAQAYGGPVDLLGHSHGGNVAFGAALRTKNIRRLVLYEGWPPPNPEHRRFPADLYTTLEELATTRPADMLRVFLRDCAGLSADELAQLEAAPSWPARVATAPTVPREVRAFGHCDFDPGTAAAISVPTMLLVGSASTDEVKADPEIVAAAMPDARIHVLDGQTHMAHLAAPEEFATAVVEFLRD, translated from the coding sequence ATGACCACTCAGATCGACGAAGTGACCACTCTGTCCGTGATGTCCGCCGATGGCACTCCGATCGGCGCGCATGTCTCCGGTTCGGGCCGGCCGCTGGTGCTGCTGCACGGCGCATCGTCGGACAGTTCTGCTTGGCGTATGGCGGCGGCATGGCTGCAACCGCATGTTCGGGTGGTGCGCGTCGACCGCCGTGGCCGCGGCCTCAGCGGCGATCGCAGCGAGTACACGATCGACGCGGAGTACGACGATGCGGTCGCGGTGGTCGACGCGGCCGCGCAGGCCTATGGCGGACCGGTCGACCTGCTGGGCCACTCGCATGGCGGCAACGTCGCATTCGGGGCCGCTTTGCGTACCAAGAACATTCGACGACTGGTGCTCTATGAGGGTTGGCCGCCACCCAATCCCGAGCATCGCCGATTCCCCGCGGACCTGTACACGACGCTGGAAGAACTCGCGACCACACGTCCCGCCGACATGCTGCGGGTGTTCCTGCGCGACTGCGCCGGACTCAGCGCGGACGAACTCGCACAACTCGAGGCCGCCCCGTCCTGGCCGGCGCGGGTGGCCACCGCGCCGACCGTGCCCCGTGAGGTCCGCGCATTCGGCCACTGCGACTTCGATCCGGGCACGGCCGCAGCCATTTCCGTGCCGACGATGCTGCTCGTGGGTTCAGCGAGCACCGATGAGGTCAAGGCCGACCCCGAGATCGTCGCGGCAGCGATGCCCGACGCCCGGATTCACGTGCTCGACGGTCAGACACATATGGCGCATCTGGCGGCGCCCGAAGAGTTCGCCACGGCGGTGGTGGAGTTCCTGCGGGATTGA
- a CDS encoding vWA domain-containing protein, with amino-acid sequence MVQQLNTCPFYLVFDVSWSMKTVMPALNDCLRTLKNEICADPLLADVARVSLITFSDKANVKIPMTNLVYDNTIGEADFLSCEGGTSFAAAFTALKNQIEADVQAIKAEKPNDSVQRPLVFFVTDGDPLSDSEAAWRAAFDALTSAPIYPNIVPLGFGDVLEENLASIVWPKKRSETFYFIAKNGVGTPEAMKAIGQVVAQSVVSTGSSVRDGAPEVIIDDAGTQGALKKGFVADTVA; translated from the coding sequence ATGGTTCAACAACTGAACACCTGCCCCTTTTACCTGGTCTTCGACGTCTCCTGGTCCATGAAGACGGTCATGCCCGCCCTCAATGACTGCCTGCGCACATTGAAGAACGAAATCTGCGCGGACCCGCTGCTCGCTGACGTCGCCCGCGTCTCGCTTATCACCTTTTCCGACAAGGCCAACGTCAAGATTCCGATGACGAATCTCGTCTACGACAACACTATTGGTGAGGCCGATTTCCTCAGCTGCGAAGGCGGAACCTCCTTCGCGGCAGCATTCACCGCGCTCAAGAATCAGATCGAGGCAGACGTCCAGGCAATCAAGGCGGAGAAGCCTAACGACAGCGTTCAACGCCCACTGGTGTTTTTCGTGACCGACGGCGATCCCCTCTCCGACAGCGAGGCCGCTTGGAGGGCGGCGTTCGACGCCCTCACCTCGGCACCGATATACCCGAACATCGTCCCGCTGGGATTTGGCGATGTTCTCGAAGAGAACCTGGCAAGCATCGTATGGCCCAAGAAGCGCAGCGAGACATTCTACTTCATTGCTAAAAACGGAGTTGGAACCCCTGAGGCGATGAAGGCGATCGGCCAGGTCGTGGCACAATCGGTCGTGAGTACCGGCTCCAGTGTCCGCGATGGTGCGCCTGAGGTCATAATCGATGATGCCGGCACCCAAGGAGCCCTCAAGAAGGGCTTCGTTGCGGACACGGTGGCATGA